TATTATTTTAATGCCATACCTAATGTAAGTTTTGTATACACTATAAACGGAGAGAAATCCCTGGCCGCATTTAAAAAGGCCTATGAAAAGGATATAGTGAAGATATACACCAGAGAAGAGATCGGCGACAAAGACAGAGAATACAAGCATGATATTGCACTGATCGTACTGAACAATGAAACAATCATAGAGTTCGGGGACGATTACTGCGAAATCCTGCACAACGGGAAATCAACCGCCTTTGTGAATGAAGTCACCAGTCTCGTAAAAAAATACCGTACCCGGGAGAAAAGAAAAAAGTTTGAGATCAATCTGATCACTTCCGGCGAACGTGGACTGACCCTGAAAGCGATGGAGTTTAAGCGGACTAAGCTCGACCTCTCTGTCTACTACGAAGATGATTTTCGGGCTATTGATCAGTTGATCTACAAACGCCTGAATACCAATGATGATAAAGGGATCGTGCTGTTACACGGCGTACCAGGAACCGGAAAGACCACTTACCTGCGCTACCTGATCGGCAGGCTGAAGAAGCGTGTCCTGTTCCTGTCACCTTCGGTAGCGGCTAACCTGATGCAACCGGATTTTATCGATCTGTTGATTGATAATCCGAATACCATACTGGTCATAGAGGATGCAGAGAACATTATCATGGACAGGAAGACAACCGGGAATTCCTCTGTCTCGAACCTGCTGAACCTGTCTGATGGTTTGCTGGCTGACTGTATGAATGTGCAGGTGATCTGTACTTTTAACAGTGATCTTTCCCAGATAGATAGTGCGCTATTACGTAAGGGCAGGCTGATCGCCAAATATGAGTTTGGTAAGCTGTCGGTGAACAAAGCGCAGCAACTCTCTGCAAAACAAGGCTTTGAGACCGTTGTGTCCCAGCCAATGACCATTGCTGAAGTGATGAACCAGCATGAACCTTCCTTTGAGAAAAAGGAAATCCCAATCGGCTTCCGCGCCAGACTCTAAATACCTGATACCAATTGCAGATGTGTGCTCCGGTGCGCATTTGTAATTGGTGCTTTATTGTCTATAAAATTGGTAGACTAATTCTCGGAAATATTGTAATATTGTTTTGATTTCGCTCCGTTGGCCACCAGACAATAGAGAAAACCCGTAATTCGAAACATTATTCGCGTGCATCTAAATCACATGGCATGGGCCGTTCCGCTATTCCTTGGATTGATGGGAATTGAGTATCTGGTGGCAAGGAAAACAGGAAAAAACTATTTCGGCTTTAGTAGCTCCGTCAGCAACATTAACGTGGGTATCGCAGAAAGACTGCTCGATACCTTTACTGTAGGTATTTTTTACTTCATTTATGAATACCTGCATACGCATTTCGGCATTTTCAACATCCGCTCCAGCGTTCTGTTGTGGGTCGCCCTGCTTATCCTTACTGACTTTATCTGGTATTGGTACCACCGGTGGGCGCATGAAGTGAACTTGCTTTGGGCGGCGCATGTAGTACATCATCAAAGCGAGGATTTTAACTATACGGTTTCAGCCCGCATTACTGTATTTCAGGCATTCTTCCGGATGTGTTTCTGGTCGGTGCTGCCCATTCTGGGCTTTCCTCCGGCAATGATCATCAGTGTGCAGCTCGTACATGGCATCTATCCATTTTTCATACATACCCGGACAATCGGCAAATTGGGTGTACTGGAGTATATTTTTGTCACTCCTTCCCATCACCGCGTGCATCATGCTTCCAATGAGAAATACCTCGACAAGAACTATGGTGATGTGTTTATCATATGGGACATGCTATTCGGCACATTTGTCTCAGAAGAGGAGGAACCCGAATATGGACTGACCAAACCACTTGATACCCATAGTTTTCTATGGCAGCATTTTCATTTTATACTTGAAATCTTCTACACACTAAAACAAACAAAGGGATTCAAAGCCCGCTGGAAAGTAGTATTTGGCAAGCCAGACAATATAGATCCTGCTATTCGTCCGAAGCTGGAAGCGCGTTATTTATTCCGAGGTCCTATAGAACAGGGCTCCCGCAAACTACAGCAGTATGTAGTCTGGCAGGTAGGGGTAATACTGGTTGTCTTATTCCTCTTCTTGTTATTTGAGCACTACGTACCTGTATTTGTACAGGCATGCACATCCCTGGTCATTTTCCTGACCCTGATCAATAGCGGCGCCATATTGGAACAGCGACGCTGGGTATTTTTCCTGGAATATGCCCGTTTACTGGTGACGTTTGCCGCCTTGTTTTATATCTGGCCACATCCGCTGCTGCTACTGGTGTTGGCTATTGTGCAGCTACCATTTTTTCTGTACAGGTCCAGTCTGGAAAAAAGGTATCTGCGACTGGTATACGGTACACGGACTTAATGCCTGGGCATAGTGGTGCATAGCAACTTGCGGGCAAGATGTATACGGCTTTTGATGGTACCCATCGGCTCATGCAGCATTTCAGCTATTTCATGGTATTTGAAGCCATCGCAATATAACAGCAATGGTTTCTTAAAAGATAAAGGGAGCTTATAAAGGGTTCCCTTTATTTCTTTTGTGCTGAGCATGTTTTCGGCATTGACCTCGGCCTGTGTGTTGTTGGTAATATTGGGCGTTATTTCTGACGCAGAAGAATACTTGGCGGCACGTCGGTATTCATTGATGAATAGATTGCGCATAATAGTATACAGCCAGGCGCGAATATTACTGCCTTCCAGGTATTTGTCTTTGTTCTTCAATGCTTTGTATAAAGTTTCCTGGTAAAGATCTTTGGCTGCTTCGGGATCTTTGGTCAAAGCCATAGCGACAGGCTTAAGAAAATCTGCATTTTCCAGTAAATGAGTCTGAAATGTGGAAAAACTCATGGTTTTGGGGATGTTGTAGTTTGGGATTGATGTACAGTTGTGCTGACGGCGGGGCCGACAATTATAAGATACAAACGTAGAAACGGTGGGCCGTGGATTGAGAAAAGGGCGAAATTTCTATCATACAATCGGAATTTGGTTAATGTATTTGGTTTTCACTGGCGTAACATTTATATCTTATTTTTAATAGCTTTGCTTCCCAGTTGTATTAAATGATTACTGCCAATTCTAAGCGTTAAAAAACTATATATCGGGCCTGCATTAATTATCAACCAAAGCCGGTGTGAGAAACTACATGGATGAGAAACTAATCAATGTGACGGCCTGCCGCATAGACAAATGTACTTGAATGAATGACTTTGATTTTTTGATAGTCGGCAGTGGATTGTTCGGGGCTGTATTTGCCCATGAATGCCATAAAGCCGGAAAAAAGGTGTTGGTAATAGACCGACGTCAGCATAGTGGAGGGAATGTCTATTGTGAGCATGTCAACGGAATTAATGTACATAAGTATGGCGCGCATATTTTCCATACTAATGACAAGCCTATATGGGATTATGTCAATTCCTTTGTAGGATTCAATAACTACGTCAATTCTCCATTGGCGGTCTACAAAGACGAACTATATAACCTTCCGTTCAATATGAATACCTTCCACCAGTTATGGAAGGTAAGAACTCCGCAGGAGGCCAGGGCCAAGATTACCGAACAGGTAGCCGCATTGCAGATCAATGATCCTCAGAACCTGGAAGAGCAGGCCTTGTCACTGGTAGGGACAGATATTTATGAGAAACTGATCAAAGGATATACAGAAAAGCAGTGGGGACGGAAGGCAAGTGAATTGCCCGCTTTCATTATTAAAAGGCTGCCATTACGCTTTACGTATAATAATAATTACTTTAATGACCGCTACCAGGGTATTCCGGTTGGTGGGTATAACCAGTTGACAGACAGACTACTGGAGGGCATTGAAGTAAGATTAGGCATTGATTTCTTTTCTGCACGTGAAGCATTGACGGCGCTGGCCAAGACAGTTGTGTTTACTGGTCAGCTGGACGAGTTCTATAATTACCGTTTTGGAATGCTGCAATACCGGAGTCTGCGTTTTGAACACGAGCAGCTGGAGATAGATAATTATCAGGGGAATGCGGTAGTGAATTATACCGAGCGTGAAGTACCGTTTACCAGGATCATCGAACATAAGCACTTTGAGTTTGGCCAGCAGCCGTCTACAGTCATTACCAGGGAGTATCCGGAGGAATGGAAAAAAGGGCTGGAGCCGTATTATCCTATTAATGATGATATTAATGGGAAGATATACAAACAGTATAAGGAGCTGGCAGATCAAGAAACCAACGTGATCTTTGGGGGCAGACTGGCCGAATACAGGTATTATGATATGCACCAGGTTGTCGCGTCGGCTCTTCATACGGTGAGATTACATCTGAAATAAACGAATCAACCAATAACGGAACATTTACTTCAATGATCCAGATCTACAAGAACACCAGAATCTATGTCATGGCGCCCTCTAATATTGCGTCCGGAGGGCCGGAACTTCTACATCAGCTGGCGTACAAGCTGGAAAAGCTGGGATATGATGCCGTTATCTACTACACACCGGACGTTGAGAACCCTGTACATCCCAACTACACGAAATATCACTGTAAATACGTGACCACCCTGGAGGATCGGGAAGAGCATGTGCTGATCATGCCTGAGATCTACTTCTTCAGGACCGGCCATTTTAAAAATATACGTAAATGTGCCTGGTGGCTGAGTGTGGATAACCTTTTTAAGACCAAAGGAGAGCCTAAGCATTATCGCTATCTGAAGAAATTGGGGCTTAATGCTCTGTTTATCAAGGCTATAATGGTTGGGCAGA
The DNA window shown above is from Chitinophaga agri and carries:
- a CDS encoding RNA polymerase sigma factor, which gives rise to MSFSTFQTHLLENADFLKPVAMALTKDPEAAKDLYQETLYKALKNKDKYLEGSNIRAWLYTIMRNLFINEYRRAAKYSSASEITPNITNNTQAEVNAENMLSTKEIKGTLYKLPLSFKKPLLLYCDGFKYHEIAEMLHEPMGTIKSRIHLARKLLCTTMPRH
- a CDS encoding AAA family ATPase encodes the protein MDNILQQRVIGGDNIFGNGLLESRPFYLYYFNAIPNVSFVYTINGEKSLAAFKKAYEKDIVKIYTREEIGDKDREYKHDIALIVLNNETIIEFGDDYCEILHNGKSTAFVNEVTSLVKKYRTREKRKKFEINLITSGERGLTLKAMEFKRTKLDLSVYYEDDFRAIDQLIYKRLNTNDDKGIVLLHGVPGTGKTTYLRYLIGRLKKRVLFLSPSVAANLMQPDFIDLLIDNPNTILVIEDAENIIMDRKTTGNSSVSNLLNLSDGLLADCMNVQVICTFNSDLSQIDSALLRKGRLIAKYEFGKLSVNKAQQLSAKQGFETVVSQPMTIAEVMNQHEPSFEKKEIPIGFRARL
- a CDS encoding sterol desaturase family protein, yielding MAWAVPLFLGLMGIEYLVARKTGKNYFGFSSSVSNINVGIAERLLDTFTVGIFYFIYEYLHTHFGIFNIRSSVLLWVALLILTDFIWYWYHRWAHEVNLLWAAHVVHHQSEDFNYTVSARITVFQAFFRMCFWSVLPILGFPPAMIISVQLVHGIYPFFIHTRTIGKLGVLEYIFVTPSHHRVHHASNEKYLDKNYGDVFIIWDMLFGTFVSEEEEPEYGLTKPLDTHSFLWQHFHFILEIFYTLKQTKGFKARWKVVFGKPDNIDPAIRPKLEARYLFRGPIEQGSRKLQQYVVWQVGVILVVLFLFLLFEHYVPVFVQACTSLVIFLTLINSGAILEQRRWVFFLEYARLLVTFAALFYIWPHPLLLLVLAIVQLPFFLYRSSLEKRYLRLVYGTRT
- the glf gene encoding UDP-galactopyranose mutase, encoding MNDFDFLIVGSGLFGAVFAHECHKAGKKVLVIDRRQHSGGNVYCEHVNGINVHKYGAHIFHTNDKPIWDYVNSFVGFNNYVNSPLAVYKDELYNLPFNMNTFHQLWKVRTPQEARAKITEQVAALQINDPQNLEEQALSLVGTDIYEKLIKGYTEKQWGRKASELPAFIIKRLPLRFTYNNNYFNDRYQGIPVGGYNQLTDRLLEGIEVRLGIDFFSAREALTALAKTVVFTGQLDEFYNYRFGMLQYRSLRFEHEQLEIDNYQGNAVVNYTEREVPFTRIIEHKHFEFGQQPSTVITREYPEEWKKGLEPYYPINDDINGKIYKQYKELADQETNVIFGGRLAEYRYYDMHQVVASALHTVRLHLK